Proteins encoded in a region of the Spiroplasma endosymbiont of Amphimallon solstitiale genome:
- the efp gene encoding elongation factor P: MINVNDFKPGITFLHNKTDILIVIESAHSKSGRGQAHVKVKAKNLRTQAIISITFTGGDTVYPAIIDKRPAIYSYDDGMYSVFMDNEDYNEIRIDQSRLSWEKKFLVPGNEVSLSVYKNLEILGIDLPPSVVLAVVDAPPGVKGNSVSNTTKTAILETGLQLQVPMFINNGDKIVVSTDEGKYKTRA; the protein is encoded by the coding sequence ATGATTAACGTTAATGATTTTAAACCAGGAATTACTTTCTTACATAATAAAACTGATATTTTAATAGTTATTGAGTCAGCACATTCTAAAAGTGGACGTGGTCAAGCGCATGTGAAAGTAAAAGCAAAAAATTTAAGAACACAAGCTATTATTAGTATTACTTTTACTGGTGGTGATACAGTTTATCCAGCTATTATTGATAAACGACCAGCAATTTATAGTTATGATGATGGTATGTATTCAGTTTTTATGGATAATGAAGATTATAATGAAATTAGGATTGATCAATCACGCTTATCATGAGAAAAAAAATTTTTAGTTCCTGGTAATGAAGTATCATTAAGCGTTTATAAAAATTTAGAAATATTAGGTATTGATTTACCTCCTTCGGTAGTATTAGCGGTTGTTGATGCTCCACCAGGAGTAAAGGGAAATAGTGTTTCTAATACGACAAAAACAGCTATTTTAGAAACTGGTTTACAATTACAAGTACCAATGTTTATTAATAATGGTGATAAAATTGTAGTAAGTACAGATGAAGGAAAATACAAAACTCGCGCTTAA
- a CDS encoding IS30 family transposase, protein MYKYLTIESIIAIKEYKSYGFSIRKIAKAIDYSKSTVHRVCRLLNQNLLPLEILNKIQKNKQNAGRKLIILTLIEINTINHLLITKNYALDIIANFLKENKIKSISTKTLYNMFKTNRMGFDENNLLRKGKNKPHKQKETRGRINNCKSIHERNLIIPNIKNIEEFGHLEGDTIIGKDHKSSIITLADIWSKTTIPLATKNNKSENITKSIIKFISKLQKGTVKTITFDRGKEFSKWKLIEKNCNVKIYFADPGKPCQRGLNENNNGILRRYLPKSTDLSSYKQKDLNTIAFQINSTPRKSLSYKRPIDLIQLF, encoded by the coding sequence ATGTATAAGTATCTGACTATTGAATCAATAATAGCAATAAAAGAATATAAAAGTTATGGATTTTCGATTCGTAAAATAGCAAAAGCCATTGATTATAGTAAATCAACTGTACATAGAGTTTGTAGATTATTAAATCAAAACTTATTACCATTAGAAATATTGAATAAAATTCAAAAAAATAAACAAAATGCAGGTAGAAAATTAATAATTTTAACTTTAATAGAAATTAATACTATTAATCATTTGTTAATTACTAAAAATTATGCTCTTGATATAATTGCTAATTTTTTAAAGGAAAATAAAATAAAAAGTATTTCAACAAAAACTTTATATAACATGTTTAAAACAAATCGAATGGGTTTTGATGAAAATAACTTATTGAGAAAAGGAAAAAATAAACCTCACAAACAAAAAGAAACTAGGGGCAGAATTAATAATTGTAAGTCTATTCATGAAAGAAATTTAATCATTCCTAATATTAAAAATATAGAAGAATTTGGTCATTTAGAGGGTGATACTATCATTGGTAAAGATCATAAAAGTTCTATTATTACTTTAGCTGATATATGATCAAAAACCACAATTCCTTTAGCAACTAAAAATAATAAATCAGAAAATATTACAAAAAGTATAATAAAATTTATTTCAAAGTTACAAAAAGGAACAGTTAAAACTATTACTTTTGATCGTGGTAAAGAATTTAGTAAATGAAAATTAATCGAAAAAAATTGTAATGTTAAGATTTATTTTGCAGATCCTGGTAAACCTTGTCAAAGAGGTTTAAATGAAAATAATAATGGTATTTTAAGAAGATATTTACCAAAATCTACAGATCTATCTTCATATAAACAAAAAGATTTAAATACTATAGCATTTCAAATTAATTCTACACCCAGAAAATCACTATCTTATAAAAGACCAATAGATTTAATACAATTATTTTAA
- a CDS encoding rolling circle replication-associated protein, which yields MQQDFYIKKVFYAYYVKNIVLPVSFLNNIGNTKGKSYVGNKQKLKNNTCRAKTNLIQKALHNFYDSKILSFVTLTYKDNIQDVRKAKKDVRLFFLKLKKWWDDPKRSKYLGELKYFYVYEYQTRGAVHFHIVFNRKIHKSMLLEWWTHGFSDLRVVRKGTNEFVIKYLGKYVTKALDDVKSINQTDVGVKAYAFSRNCKNPIVVRGIKKMTIQDIIKASFNATNVFYFKTPRDSDGNTVMTGGVIESTVVNDYFKEYKDYECYVYFSILSHKHYLRTSEIGYLIHRDRDVITFLDKVFGNKVEKIIFGNKRLN from the coding sequence ATGCAACAAGATTTTTATATTAAAAAGGTTTTTTATGCTTATTATGTTAAAAATATAGTTTTACCTGTTTCTTTTTTAAATAATATTGGAAATACTAAGGGTAAATCTTATGTTGGTAATAAGCAAAAGTTGAAAAATAATACTTGTCGTGCTAAAACTAATTTAATTCAAAAAGCATTACATAATTTTTATGATAGTAAAATATTAAGTTTTGTTACTTTAACTTATAAAGATAATATCCAAGATGTTAGAAAAGCAAAAAAGGATGTTCGTTTATTTTTTCTTAAATTAAAGAAATGGTGAGATGACCCTAAACGTTCTAAATATTTAGGAGAATTAAAATATTTTTATGTTTATGAATATCAGACTCGCGGTGCTGTTCATTTTCATATAGTTTTTAATAGAAAAATACATAAAAGTATGTTATTGGAATGATGAACGCATGGTTTTAGTGATTTAAGAGTTGTTCGTAAAGGTACAAATGAATTTGTAATTAAATATTTGGGTAAATATGTTACAAAAGCATTAGATGATGTTAAATCTATAAATCAAACAGATGTAGGTGTAAAGGCGTATGCTTTTAGTCGTAATTGTAAAAATCCTATTGTAGTTCGTGGAATTAAAAAAATGACAATTCAAGATATAATTAAAGCAAGTTTTAATGCAACAAATGTATTTTATTTTAAAACGCCAAGAGATAGTGATGGTAATACTGTTATGACTGGTGGTGTTATTGAAAGTACTGTTGTAAATGATTATTTTAAAGAATATAAAGATTACGAATGTTATGTATATTTTAGTATTTTATCGCATAAGCATTATTTACGGACAAGTGAAATCGGTTATTTAATTCATAGAGATAGAGATGTTATAACTTTTTTAGATAAAGTTTTTGGTAATAAAGTTGAAAAAATAATTTTTGGTAATAAAAGATTAAATTAA
- a CDS encoding IS256 family transposase — protein MAKKQNINNNDPISKAVDLLLENTEDLTTVFKEGGLYKELTKRLVEKMLNSEMQNYLGYEKNQHSNTENARNGTSSKKLITQQGKIEIDVPRDRNSDFTPVIVAKRQRRFDGFDQQVLSLYAKGMTLSDIRMQLQELYHGADISESVISQITDDVIDDVKAWQNRPLESIYPIVYFDCIVVKVRQDKRIINKSVYIALGVDLEGKKDVLGLWISENEGAKFWLANFTEMKNRGLNDILIACSDNLTGMSEAIQAVYPKTEHQLCIVHQIRNSLKYVSYKHRKTLVTDLKPIYSACSEEQAMQALESFESKWNKQYPQIAKSWYKNWENLMIFISYPAEIKRVIYTTNAIESVNSQLRKVIRNKKAFPNDMSVFKIFYLAIENITKKWTLPIQNWNTAIAHFMIKFEDRINLN, from the coding sequence ATGGCTAAAAAACAAAATATTAATAATAATGATCCAATATCAAAAGCAGTAGATTTATTATTAGAAAATACTGAAGATTTAACAACAGTTTTTAAAGAAGGGGGTTTATATAAAGAATTAACAAAACGTTTAGTTGAAAAAATGTTGAATTCTGAAATGCAAAATTATTTAGGATATGAAAAAAATCAACATAGTAATACTGAAAATGCTCGTAATGGTACAAGTTCAAAAAAATTAATAACTCAACAAGGTAAAATTGAGATTGATGTACCAAGAGATCGCAATAGTGATTTTACTCCTGTAATAGTTGCAAAAAGACAGCGAAGATTTGATGGTTTTGATCAACAAGTGCTTTCACTATATGCAAAAGGTATGACTCTATCTGACATTAGAATGCAGTTACAAGAGTTATATCATGGTGCTGATATTAGTGAAAGTGTTATTAGTCAAATTACTGATGATGTTATTGATGATGTCAAAGCATGACAAAATCGACCATTAGAAAGCATTTATCCGATTGTTTATTTTGATTGTATAGTAGTTAAAGTTCGACAAGATAAACGGATTATTAATAAATCAGTTTATATAGCATTAGGAGTTGATTTAGAAGGTAAAAAAGATGTTTTAGGCTTATGAATTAGTGAAAATGAAGGTGCTAAATTTTGATTAGCTAATTTCACAGAAATGAAAAATCGAGGCTTAAATGATATTTTGATTGCTTGTAGTGATAATTTAACAGGCATGTCAGAAGCAATACAAGCAGTTTATCCTAAAACAGAACATCAATTATGCATTGTTCATCAAATTCGAAATAGTTTAAAATATGTTTCATACAAACATCGAAAAACTCTAGTTACAGATTTAAAACCAATTTATAGTGCATGTAGTGAAGAACAAGCAATGCAAGCTTTAGAATCATTTGAAAGTAAATGAAATAAACAATATCCCCAAATTGCTAAATCTTGATATAAAAATTGAGAAAATTTGATGATTTTTATTAGTTATCCTGCAGAAATCAAAAGAGTAATTTATACAACAAATGCTATTGAATCTGTTAATAGTCAATTACGAAAAGTTATTAGAAACAAAAAAGCTTTTCCTAATGATATGTCAGTTTTTAAAATATTTTATTTAGCAATTGAAAATATAACAAAAAAATGAACATTGCCTATTCAAAATTGAAATACAGCAATTGCTCATTTTATGATAAAATTTGAAGACAGAATTAATCTGAACTAG
- a CDS encoding transposase-like zinc-binding domain-containing protein gives MNKNTVKEILNNLSDKDFIEIFRENKTRIKQIEKKEKFEAVEQKFKEKGIQCPDCSSFLCTKYGSKDYKQRYKCKSCNITFHAFKNHYFYWSHLSHDQWDLLIQIATLGQSAYIISQFINTTNKTAWFNRQKFMKSTQLVKTQNQFVKLKARIEIDETFIKEIHKGNFKDPNDPRKQWIEENAKDLNCCIQMAIDENRNIYAQTTNTKRLNKKWVQENLTSKLIEENSIIVCDMQVLYDTVAKQTKSTIQQFKSKENKELNYKKLSNVSKIQSSLKEFITHYHGIGFTNIQNYLNLWKWKYQHYGLTPYQKSNVLYFSL, from the coding sequence ATGAATAAAAATACAGTAAAAGAAATTTTAAATAATTTGTCTGATAAAGATTTTATTGAGATTTTTAGAGAAAATAAAACTAGAATTAAACAAATTGAGAAAAAAGAAAAATTTGAAGCAGTCGAACAAAAATTCAAAGAGAAAGGGATTCAATGTCCAGATTGTAGTTCTTTTTTGTGTACTAAATATGGTAGTAAAGATTATAAGCAAAGATATAAATGTAAAAGTTGTAATATTACTTTTCATGCTTTTAAAAATCATTATTTTTATTGAAGTCATTTATCTCATGATCAATGAGATTTATTGATACAAATAGCTACTTTAGGTCAATCTGCTTACATTATTTCTCAATTTATTAATACTACAAATAAAACTGCCTGATTTAATCGTCAAAAATTTATGAAATCAACACAATTAGTAAAAACACAAAATCAATTTGTAAAATTAAAAGCTAGAATTGAAATTGACGAAACTTTTATCAAAGAAATTCATAAAGGAAACTTTAAAGATCCAAATGATCCAAGAAAACAATGAATTGAAGAAAATGCTAAAGATTTAAATTGTTGTATTCAAATGGCAATTGATGAAAACCGAAATATCTATGCTCAAACAACAAATACTAAAAGATTAAATAAAAAATGAGTACAAGAAAACTTAACATCGAAACTTATCGAAGAAAATTCAATTATAGTTTGTGATATGCAAGTATTATATGATACAGTAGCTAAACAAACTAAATCCACTATCCAGCAGTTTAAATCAAAAGAAAATAAAGAATTAAATTATAAAAAATTAAGTAATGTCAGTAAAATACAATCAAGTTTAAAAGAATTTATTACTCATTACCATGGCATTGGATTTACCAATATTCAAAATTACCTCAATTTATGGAAATGAAAATATCAACACTACGGATTAACCCCTTATCAAAAATCCAATGTGTTATATTTCAGTTTGTAA
- the rpmG gene encoding 50S ribosomal protein L33 yields the protein MRDGLTLRCEVCKEENYIADRNKKTKPEKLETKKHCSRCNQHTLHKEKK from the coding sequence ATGCGTGATGGATTAACTTTAAGATGTGAAGTTTGCAAAGAAGAAAATTATATTGCTGATCGTAATAAAAAAACTAAGCCTGAAAAATTAGAAACAAAAAAACATTGTTCTCGTTGTAATCAACATACACTACATAAAGAAAAGAAATAA
- a CDS encoding ABC transporter ATP-binding protein — protein sequence MGTTEDIMISVRNYNKKFKKFNISNINFTVFKGTIHALVGQSGSGKSVLLKSIIGAIPSNRYSGTIKVNDYKAGSAKSKLSLGYSLNLENFPQGLTAYNFLKYLGQTTTITDSALEVNLQKLLNNFNLWEHRNKGLNSFSSGMKNRIMLIQALAHDPELVILDEPGANLDSESRKYFTNVLKRLKSEGKTIFLTTHMINEVKDIIDDCTIIDLGKMLYSGPIAKFDVGKIFILTTNNLPLTATILTKYQYQFKYLKDLNEILIRLDTQEKIDNLSSILNKYKIGIQNLYEKEIDLSHLKNFL from the coding sequence ATGGGAACTACAGAAGACATTATGATTAGTGTCAGAAACTATAACAAAAAATTTAAAAAGTTTAATATTAGTAATATAAATTTTACTGTATTTAAAGGAACTATTCATGCTTTGGTTGGTCAATCTGGTAGCGGAAAATCTGTTTTATTAAAGTCTATCATTGGTGCAATACCTAGTAACAGATACAGTGGTACAATTAAGGTTAATGATTACAAAGCAGGAAGTGCAAAATCAAAATTAAGCTTAGGTTATTCCTTAAATTTAGAAAACTTTCCACAAGGTTTAACAGCTTATAATTTTCTAAAATATTTAGGACAAACAACTACTATTACCGATAGTGCTCTAGAAGTTAATTTACAAAAATTATTAAATAATTTTAATTTATGAGAACATCGTAATAAGGGTTTAAATTCTTTCTCTTCAGGAATGAAAAATAGAATTATGCTAATTCAAGCCTTAGCACATGATCCAGAACTAGTAATTCTTGATGAACCTGGTGCAAACTTAGATTCAGAGTCACGAAAATATTTTACAAATGTATTAAAAAGATTAAAATCAGAAGGTAAAACTATTTTCTTAACAACTCATATGATTAACGAGGTTAAAGATATTATTGATGATTGTACTATTATTGATTTGGGAAAAATGCTTTATAGTGGACCAATAGCAAAATTTGATGTTGGCAAAATTTTTATTTTGACTACCAACAATTTACCATTAACAGCCACTATATTAACAAAATATCAATATCAATTTAAATATCTTAAAGATTTAAATGAAATCTTAATTCGCTTAGATACACAAGAAAAAATTGATAATCTTAGTTCAATTTTAAATAAATATAAAATTGGTATTCAAAATCTTTATGAAAAAGAAATAGATTTATCACATTTAAAAAATTTTTTATAA
- a CDS encoding IS30 family transposase, translating to MYKYLTIESIIAIKEYKSYGFSIRKIAKAIDYSKSTVHRVCRLLNQNLLPLEILNKIQKNKQNAGRKLIILTLIEINTINHLLITKNYALDIIANFLKENKIKSISTKTLYNMFKTNRMGFDENNLLRKRKNKPHKQKETRGRINNCKSIHERNLIIPNIKNIEEFGHLEGDTIIGKDHKSSIITLADIWSKTTIPLATKNNKSENITKSIIKFISKLQKGAVKTITFDRGKEFSKWKLIEKNCNVKIYFADPGKPCQRGLNENNNGILRRYLPKSTDLSSYKQKDLNTIAFQINSTPRKSLSYKRPIDLIQLF from the coding sequence ATGTATAAGTATCTGACTATTGAATCAATAATAGCAATAAAAGAATATAAAAGTTATGGATTTTCGATTCGTAAAATAGCAAAAGCCATTGATTATAGTAAATCAACTGTACATAGAGTTTGTAGATTATTAAATCAAAACTTATTACCATTAGAAATATTGAATAAAATTCAAAAAAATAAACAAAATGCAGGTAGAAAATTAATAATTTTAACTTTAATAGAAATTAATACTATTAATCATTTGTTAATTACTAAAAATTATGCTCTTGATATAATTGCTAATTTTTTAAAGGAAAATAAAATAAAAAGTATTTCAACAAAAACTTTATATAACATGTTTAAAACAAATCGAATGGGTTTTGATGAAAATAACTTATTGAGAAAAAGAAAAAATAAACCTCACAAACAAAAAGAAACTAGGGGCAGAATTAATAATTGTAAGTCTATTCATGAAAGAAATTTAATCATTCCTAATATTAAAAATATAGAAGAATTTGGTCATTTAGAAGGTGATACTATCATTGGTAAAGATCATAAAAGTTCTATTATTACTTTAGCTGATATATGATCAAAAACCACAATTCCTTTAGCAACTAAAAATAATAAATCAGAAAATATTACAAAAAGTATAATAAAATTTATTTCAAAGTTACAAAAAGGAGCAGTTAAAACTATTACTTTTGATCGTGGTAAAGAATTTAGTAAATGAAAATTAATCGAAAAAAATTGTAATGTTAAGATTTATTTTGCAGATCCTGGTAAACCTTGTCAAAGAGGTTTAAATGAAAATAATAATGGTATTTTAAGAAGATATTTACCAAAATCTACAGATCTATCTTCATATAAACAAAAAGATTTAAATACTATAGCATTTCAAATTAATTCTACACCCAGAAAATCACTATCTTATAAAAGACCAATAGATTTAATACAATTATTTTAA
- a CDS encoding transposase family protein produces the protein MIIDVTEVETERPKYNQKDWFSGKKWMHTVKFQTIINAHTNEILNIFPDIGKKHDFKTFKNSKLKFSPETIIIADKGYQGLQKIHANTFLPIKTSKNNPKTSKIKIFNKIINKTRRKVEHVFAFLKYFKIIGYKFRKGRKRIFLRFNLIAGFYNLSLKLKNVMQ, from the coding sequence TTGATAATTGATGTAACAGAAGTAGAAACAGAACGACCAAAATATAACCAAAAAGATTGATTTTCTGGTAAAAAATGAATGCATACTGTTAAGTTTCAAACCATAATTAATGCACATACTAATGAAATTTTAAATATTTTTCCTGATATTGGTAAAAAGCATGATTTTAAAACTTTTAAAAATTCAAAGTTAAAATTTTCACCAGAAACTATAATTATTGCAGATAAAGGTTATCAAGGTTTACAAAAAATTCATGCTAATACATTTTTACCTATTAAAACTAGTAAAAACAATCCTAAAACAAGTAAAATTAAAATTTTTAATAAGATTATTAATAAAACTCGCAGAAAAGTTGAACATGTTTTTGCGTTTTTAAAATATTTTAAAATTATTGGTTATAAATTTAGAAAAGGCAGAAAACGAATATTTTTAAGATTTAATTTAATTGCAGGATTTTATAATTTATCATTAAAACTTAAAAACGTTATGCAGTAA
- a CDS encoding aminopeptidase P family protein, with protein MKNLNKKEIIETILTKNKIDAMLFYSPENRFWYSDFISTLGYLLISKNDANLLLDGRYITEGKENAKNVKCIQFSNIFSSLKDLLKSQKIKKIGFEAEYITIAQLESWKQEIKDIEFVPIYVSSLRMIKDEIEIARIAKACAIGDLAFNEVLNFIRPGVSEKDVEDIILRSFVKNGATKASFDTIVASGERGAMPHGKASNKKIGNNELITCDFGCVYEGFCSDMTRTFAIGKVNPKLIEIHEIVKSAQMAGIKAVKPGIAIGEIDKMCREYIKEKGYEQYFTHGTGHGLGIEIHEAPWVIKNESTILVPGMVITVEPGIYIPNLGGVRIEDDILVTKDGYQILTKSSREIDIWKEKK; from the coding sequence ATGAAAAATTTAAATAAAAAAGAAATTATTGAAACAATATTAACCAAAAATAAAATAGATGCTATGTTATTTTACTCTCCCGAAAATCGCTTTTGATATAGTGATTTTATTTCAACGTTAGGTTATTTATTGATTAGCAAAAATGATGCAAATTTATTATTAGATGGAAGATATATTACTGAGGGAAAAGAAAATGCCAAAAATGTTAAATGCATTCAATTTAGTAATATTTTTTCTTCATTGAAAGATTTATTAAAATCACAAAAAATTAAAAAAATTGGTTTTGAAGCAGAATATATTACTATTGCTCAACTAGAAAGTTGAAAGCAAGAAATTAAAGATATTGAATTTGTTCCAATTTATGTTAGTTCATTAAGAATGATTAAAGATGAAATCGAAATTGCACGAATTGCAAAAGCTTGTGCTATTGGTGATTTGGCTTTTAATGAAGTTTTAAATTTTATTCGACCAGGTGTTAGTGAAAAAGATGTTGAAGATATAATATTGCGTTCATTTGTTAAAAATGGTGCAACAAAAGCATCATTTGATACTATTGTTGCTTCTGGAGAAAGAGGAGCAATGCCTCATGGTAAAGCTAGTAATAAAAAAATTGGCAATAATGAGTTAATTACTTGTGACTTTGGTTGTGTATATGAAGGTTTTTGTTCAGATATGACTAGAACTTTTGCGATTGGTAAAGTTAATCCAAAATTAATTGAAATTCATGAAATAGTTAAATCAGCACAAATGGCAGGAATTAAGGCTGTAAAGCCAGGTATAGCTATTGGTGAAATTGATAAGATGTGTAGAGAATACATTAAAGAAAAGGGTTATGAACAATATTTTACTCATGGTACTGGTCATGGGCTTGGCATTGAAATTCATGAAGCACCTTGAGTTATTAAAAACGAATCTACTATTTTAGTTCCGGGAATGGTTATTACTGTTGAACCAGGTATTTATATTCCTAATTTAGGTGGTGTTAGAATTGAAGATGATATTTTAGTTACCAAAGATGGTTATCAAATTTTAACAAAATCATCTCGTGAAATTGATATTTGAAAGGAGAAAAAATAA
- the nusB gene encoding transcription antitermination factor NusB produces the protein MQEQKKITQHHKRIGMMEVLYQYFLEGQSQQAFKQFLFEEEGKSLITEQFEILNKIIDYEYDLIDLINKNLKQGWDFENLKPIEQAILILAVYEIVHTKTDKKIIINEAIIITKAYCPNDAYKYINGVLDKINK, from the coding sequence ATGCAAGAACAAAAGAAGATAACCCAGCATCATAAAAGAATTGGCATGATGGAAGTATTATATCAATATTTCCTTGAAGGCCAATCACAACAAGCGTTTAAACAATTTCTTTTTGAAGAAGAAGGTAAGAGTTTAATTACTGAACAATTCGAGATATTAAATAAAATAATTGATTATGAATATGATTTAATAGATTTAATTAATAAAAATTTAAAGCAAGGATGAGATTTTGAAAATTTAAAACCAATTGAACAAGCAATTTTAATTTTAGCAGTGTATGAAATTGTCCATACTAAAACAGATAAAAAAATTATTATTAATGAAGCTATTATTATAACTAAAGCTTATTGTCCAAATGATGCTTATAAATACATTAATGGTGTTTTAGATAAAATAAATAAGTAA
- a CDS encoding IS256 family transposase, translating to MKENTEDLTTVFKEGGLYKELTKRLVEKMLNSEMQNYLGYEKNQHSNTENARNGTSSKKLITQQGKIEIDVPRDRNSDFTPVIVAKRQRRFDGFDQQVLSLYAKGMTLSDIRMQLQELYHGADISESVISQITDDVIDDVKAWQNRPLESIYPIVYFDCIVVKVRQDKRIINKSVYIALGVDLEGKKDVLGLWISENEGAKFWLANFTEMKNRGLNDILIACSDNLTGMSEAIQAVYPKTEHQLCIVHQIRNSLKYVSYKHRKTLVTDLKPIYSACSEEQAMQALESFESKWNKQYPQIAKSWYKNWENLMIFISYPAEIKRVIYTTNAIESVNSQLRKVIRNKKAFPNDMSVFKIFYLAIENITKKWTLPIQNWNTAIAHFMIKFEDRINLN from the coding sequence TTAAAAGAAAATACTGAAGATTTAACAACAGTTTTTAAAGAAGGGGGTTTATATAAAGAATTAACAAAACGTTTAGTTGAAAAAATGTTGAATTCTGAAATGCAAAATTATTTAGGATATGAAAAAAATCAACATAGTAATACTGAAAATGCTCGTAATGGTACAAGTTCAAAAAAATTAATAACTCAACAAGGTAAAATTGAGATTGATGTACCAAGAGATCGCAATAGTGATTTTACTCCTGTAATAGTTGCAAAAAGACAGCGAAGATTTGATGGTTTTGATCAACAAGTGCTTTCACTATATGCAAAAGGTATGACTCTATCTGACATTAGAATGCAGTTACAAGAGTTATATCATGGTGCTGATATTAGTGAAAGTGTTATTAGTCAAATTACTGATGATGTTATTGATGATGTCAAAGCATGACAAAATCGACCATTAGAAAGCATTTATCCGATTGTTTATTTTGATTGTATAGTAGTTAAAGTTCGACAAGATAAACGGATTATTAATAAATCAGTTTATATAGCATTAGGAGTTGATTTAGAAGGTAAAAAAGATGTTTTAGGCTTATGAATTAGTGAAAATGAAGGTGCTAAATTTTGATTAGCTAATTTCACAGAAATGAAAAATCGAGGCTTAAATGATATTTTGATTGCTTGTAGTGATAATTTAACAGGCATGTCAGAAGCAATACAAGCAGTTTATCCTAAAACAGAACATCAATTATGCATTGTTCATCAAATTCGAAATAGTTTAAAATATGTTTCATACAAACATCGAAAAACTCTAGTTACAGATTTAAAACCAATTTATAGTGCATGTAGTGAAGAACAAGCAATGCAAGCTTTAGAATCATTTGAAAGTAAATGAAATAAACAATATCCCCAAATTGCTAAATCTTGATATAAAAATTGAGAAAATTTGATGATTTTTATTAGTTATCCTGCAGAAATCAAAAGAGTAATTTATACAACAAATGCTATTGAATCTGTTAATAGTCAATTACGAAAAGTTATTAGAAACAAAAAAGCTTTTCCTAATGATATGTCAGTTTTTAAAATATTTTATTTAGCAATTGAAAATATAACAAAAAAATGAACATTGCCTATTCAAAATTGAAATACAGCAATTGCTCATTTTATGATAAAATTTGAAGACAGAATTAATCTGAACTAG